In Paenibacillus sp. FSL R7-0345, a single window of DNA contains:
- a CDS encoding amino acid ABC transporter permease: protein MDDRKLHIFLDSLLPLFKAGVAYTIPLALVSFVLGLLLAVATALVRLSSWRIPGLIARFYVWIIRGTPLLVQLFIIFYGLPAAGIVLDPFIAAVIGFTLSVGAYASEVVRAAILSISKGQWEAAYSVGMSRVQALRRVILPQAARVSVPPLANSFISLVKDTSLAAGITYVEMFRTAQQITATTYEPLLLYSEAALFYLLFCSVLSGLQSRLEKRFDRYTAR, encoded by the coding sequence ATGGATGACCGTAAGCTGCATATTTTTCTGGACTCGCTGCTGCCCCTGTTTAAGGCCGGTGTGGCTTATACGATCCCGCTGGCGCTGGTTTCGTTCGTGCTGGGCCTGCTGCTTGCGGTTGCTACAGCGCTGGTGAGGCTCTCCTCATGGCGGATTCCGGGGCTGATTGCCAGATTTTATGTCTGGATTATCCGGGGGACGCCGCTGCTGGTGCAGCTTTTTATTATCTTTTACGGGCTGCCGGCGGCCGGCATTGTGCTTGATCCGTTTATTGCCGCTGTCATCGGCTTTACCTTGAGTGTGGGTGCCTACGCCTCCGAGGTTGTCCGTGCGGCCATACTGTCCATTTCCAAAGGGCAATGGGAAGCTGCGTATTCGGTGGGGATGTCAAGGGTACAGGCGCTGCGCAGGGTTATTTTGCCTCAGGCGGCGCGGGTATCGGTTCCGCCGCTTGCCAACTCTTTTATCAGCCTGGTAAAAGACACCTCGCTTGCGGCCGGCATCACCTATGTTGAGATGTTCCGGACAGCCCAGCAGATCACTGCGACCACCTACGAGCCGCTGCTGCTCTATTCAGAGGCTGCGCTATTCTACCTGCTGTTCTGCTCAGTGCTGTCAGGGCTGCAAAGCAGGCTCGAAAAACGGTTTGACCGCTATACGGCCAGATAG